A genomic stretch from Angustibacter sp. Root456 includes:
- a CDS encoding alpha/beta fold hydrolase → MTITDDRVRLPSGVELALRRAAGDRASAHAPYLLVHGLASNARVWDGVTRRLAEAGREVAAVDLRGHGRSAVPDDGYDTATAAADVAALCEALGWVAERSPVVAGQSWGGNVVLTLAARHGSARGIALVDGGWLHLGSRFETFEECWSVLAPPRFDGMRFADLAQRLRTAHADWPGEGVDGTLENLVELPDGGVRARLDRDHHRSIVHSLWADDPRELYPLVRVPTLLMPASGPPGPIALQTFQRAVPHSTVSWYAGADHDLHAQHPQRVTADLLRLETTTREATA, encoded by the coding sequence GCTGGCGCTGCGACGGGCGGCCGGGGACCGCGCGTCGGCCCACGCTCCCTACCTGCTCGTGCACGGCCTGGCGAGCAACGCGCGGGTCTGGGACGGCGTCACCCGTCGGCTGGCCGAGGCCGGTCGCGAGGTAGCAGCCGTCGACCTGCGCGGCCACGGCCGCTCCGCCGTGCCCGACGACGGCTACGACACCGCGACGGCCGCGGCCGACGTCGCGGCGCTGTGCGAGGCGCTCGGGTGGGTCGCTGAGCGCTCGCCGGTGGTCGCCGGGCAGTCCTGGGGTGGCAACGTCGTCCTCACCCTCGCCGCGCGGCACGGCAGCGCGCGGGGCATCGCCCTCGTCGACGGCGGGTGGCTGCACCTGGGGTCGCGCTTCGAGACCTTCGAGGAGTGCTGGAGCGTGCTGGCGCCGCCGCGCTTCGACGGCATGCGCTTCGCCGACCTCGCCCAGCGCCTCCGGACGGCGCACGCTGACTGGCCGGGCGAGGGCGTCGACGGCACGCTGGAGAACCTCGTGGAGCTGCCCGACGGCGGGGTGCGCGCTCGCCTCGACCGCGACCACCACCGCTCGATCGTCCACTCGTTGTGGGCCGACGACCCACGTGAGCTGTATCCCCTGGTGCGCGTGCCGACGCTGCTGATGCCGGCCAGCGGACCGCCCGGACCCATTGCGCTGCAGACGTTCCAGCGCGCGGTGCCGCACTCCACCGTGAGCTGGTACGCGGGGGCCGACCACGACCTGCACGCCCAGCACCCGCAGCGCGTCACGGCCGACCTGCTGCGACTCGAGACCACGACGAGGGAGGCCACTGCGTGA